A single Aspergillus puulaauensis MK2 DNA, chromosome 7, nearly complete sequence DNA region contains:
- a CDS encoding amidase family protein (COG:J;~EggNog:ENOG410PVS0;~InterPro:IPR023631,IPR036928;~PFAM:PF01425), with the protein MSATETLNLTEATITDLGQALNSGCLTSVELVTLYLHRIAYFDMRNASLNSICILNPRALEEAQASDDYRATPGNVPRPLEGIPFTVKDSFMVKGMTVAAGSPAFSDLVAPADAAIVARLREAGAIILGRTNMPPMADGGPQRGLYGRSESPYNATYSTTAYASGSSNGSGTSTTACFATFGLAGETVSSGRSPASSNALVGYSPSRAVIPNRGQWPLYPTCDVIVPHTRTVPDLFDLLNVIVFDDESSSSGIDFWRNQPYVPIPKSSELRPLDFHHLEDPHALQGKRIGVPRCFLGEQGTGNSVICAKSVLGLFNRARKDLESLGAILVEVDFPLLEQYTRQDFPGQACNVPGLPSNWMSLERCEMIATAWDDFLRHMNDSKYPNLSMADPEKVHPHIAPLDDPKAMSEAQNIIQYSDMVESVRTRATTLDTLPGCEGAVKALEGMRKTLYEDWMDLHGLDVLVFPTNGDVPFANADEDLDSMCHALQDGIKYANGGRALKHLGVPCITVPMGEMEENGMPVGITFATKGWADQDLLRFAFAYENAFKRRTIPRRAPAHSTDKVPLICMPLTAVRPVLSVGHINSETIKDNRAEIRSVSVSGKVASTDPCVQVSSLTVFVDGQASDGLLVGAGRWSFDRHLTRPRMHDKYPTLGKVPKDSFMLTFVAKTTNGRCAAEMLLVE; encoded by the coding sequence ATGTCAGCCACCGAGACGCTCAACTTGACAGAGGCCACCATCACTGACCTGGGGCAAGCTCTCAACAGCGGATGCCTAACCAGCGTGGAGCTGGTTACACTCTATCTCCACCGAATCGCCTACTTTGATATGCGGAATGCGTCGCTCAACTCTATCTGCATCTTGAACCCCCGAGCGCTTGAAGAGGCACAGGCCTCCGACGACTACCGCGCAACACCAGGCAATGTGCCTCGGCCTCTCGAAGGCATTCCTTTTACCGTCAAGGATAGTTTCATGGTGAAGGGCATGACAGTTGCTGCAGGATCTCCGGCCTTTTCCGACCTTGTGGCTCCAGCTGATGCGGCCATTGTTGCGAGACTTCGAGAGGCAGGGGCTATCATTCTGGGCCGCACTAACATGCCGCCCATGGCCGATGGGGGTCCGCAGCGTGGCCTCTACGGTAGGTCTGAAAGCCCATATAATGCCACGTACAGCACAACAGCCTATGCTTCTGGCTCCTCGAACGGCAGCGGGACTTCGACAACAGCCTGCTTCGCTACCTttgggcttgctggggagACAGTGTCTTCGGGGCGCTCCCCGGCCTCAAGCAACGCCTTAGTTGGCTACTCTCCATCTCGCGCCGTTATCCCAAATCGCGGACAGTGGCCACTATATCCAACATGCGATGTCATTGTGCCTCATACACGGACAGTTCCTGATCTCTTTGACCTGCTGAATGTCATTGTGTTTGACGATgaaagctcatcatcaggTATCGACTTTTGGCGAAATCAACCCTACGTTCCTATTCCCAAGTCTTCCGAACTTCGCCCTCTCGACTTCCACCATCTTGAAGACCCTCACGCTCTACAGGGGAAGCGGATAGGTGTGCCGCGATGCTTCCTTGGGGAACAGGGAACAGGAAACTCTGTCATCTGCGCCAAATCGGTCTTGGGTCTGTTCAATCGTGCTCGCAAAGACCTAGAGTCCCTGGGCGCAATCCTCGTTGAGGTAGACTTCCCGCTCCTTGAGCAATACACAAGACAGGACTTTCCAGGCCAGGCGTGCAATGTACCAGGCCTACCATCCAACTGGATGAGCCTCGAAAGATGTGAAATGATCGCCACCGCTTGGGATGATTTTCTGCGTCACATGAACGACTCTAAGTATCCGAATCTTTCAATGGCCGACCCGGAGAAAGTTCACCCCCATATTGCTCCCTTGGACGATCCTAAGGCAATGTCTGAAGCGCAAAACATTATCCAATACTCTGACATGGTCGAATCTGTGCGTACTCGGGCCACAACCCTGGACACCCTTCCGGGATGTGAAGGAGCTGTGAAGGCCCTCGAAGGAATGCGAAAGACATTGTACGAGGATTGGATGGATTTGCACGGCCTGGACGTGTTAGTATTCCCGACGAATGGCGATGTGCCCTTTGCAAATGCCGACGAGGATCTGGACTCGATGTGCCACGCCCTGCAAGATGGGATCAAGTACGCTAATGGTGGTCGGGCCCTTAAGCATCTCGGCGTGCCTTGTATCACGGTGCCGatgggggagatggaggagaacgGCATGCCTGTGGGTATAACCTTCGCCACAAAGGGATGGGCAGACCAGGACTTGCTCCGATTCGCATTTGCATATGAAAACGCCTTCAAGCGGCGAACTATACCACGAAGAGCCCCAGCTCACTCCACTGACAAGGTTCCTCTAATCTGCATGCCCTTAACAGCCGTACGCCCTGTGCTATCGGTTGGTCATATCAACTCGGAGACTATCAAGGATAATCGGGCTGAGATCCGGTCGGTTTCTGTTAGCGGCAAAGTCGCCTCGACCGATCCTTGTGTTCAAGTCTCTTCTCTCACAGTCTTCGTTGATGGTCAGGCTTCAGACGGACTCTTGGTCGGCGCTGGAAGATGGTCATTTGACCGTCATTTGACTAGGCCAAGGATGCATGACAAATATCCTACGCTGGGGAAGGTTCCTAAGGATAGTTTCATGTTAACCTTCGTGGCGAAGACCACAAACGGCAGATGCGCCGCGGAAATGCTCCTCGTTGAGTAG
- a CDS encoding uncharacterized protein (COG:V;~EggNog:ENOG410PN7G;~InterPro:IPR036291,IPR001509;~PFAM:PF13460,PF01370;~go_function: GO:0003824 - catalytic activity [Evidence IEA]): MPSSTILITGATGFIGAHVVRDSLEAGYTVRLSIRRAKQATQLRQLFPQYAGQLDFVVVPDITENGAFDDALQGVTFVFHLASPMGTPGDQIAPAVQGTLSLLESAAKQPSIRKVVITASVLSFMPLDLERKPTVIKECDAPTLTLGPTQLASLDPISQYHASKIASYDATAKFFGAPPTFHDY; this comes from the exons ATGCCTTCATCCACCATCTTGATCACCGGAGCCACCGGCTTCATTGGCGCCCACGTCGTCCGAGACTCCCTCGAGGCTGGCTACACCGTCCGCTTAAGCATCCGGCGCGCCAAGCAGGCCACCCAGCTGCGCCAGCTCTTCCCGCAGTACGCGGGCCAGCTGGACTTTGTCGTTGTCCCGGACATCACCGAGAACGGGGCGTTCGATGATGCGCTGCAAGGTGTGACGTTTGTCTTCCATCTGGCATCGCCAATGGGGACCCCGGGAGATCAGATTGCACCCGCCGTGCAAGGCACGCTATCCTTGCTCGAATCCGCCGCGAAGCAGCCGTCGATCCGGAAGGTCGTGATCACCGCATCCGTCCTGTCATTCATGCCGCTGGACTTGGAGCGGAAGCCGACGGTCATCAAAG AGTGCGACGCGCCTACCCTCACTCTAGGTCCGACACAGCTAGCTTCTCTGGATCCTATCTCTCAATATCACGCCAGCAAGATCGCGTCGTACGATGCGACGGCCAAGTTCTTCGGCGCGCCACCCACATTTCACGATTATTAA
- a CDS encoding uncharacterized protein (COG:K;~EggNog:ENOG410Q11A;~InterPro:IPR021858;~PFAM:PF11951) encodes MKWEILGETTGGTTRHLSITQTRCGGSVSFRGVLEHRPYSATASSLPNQLDADKLSGMSTKILKRVPRVTLNVIKVFHGAEYDWLPHLEAVTTVLSMHSPEALLGNIASASRTGTAKVDDSCHPNNVQAHPDFEFLILHSIWFDILACVSVGRVPRIEYRQWLEKPTLNLEMADLMGCYNWVMISIGDLAHLRGWGTAMKAKGALSVPQLVRRTQEIEARLHDGIHELESTIKGDTEILPATWVSLIFALASLVLSNTLASGPLASLPEIRETVGKAVKVLRSWPQTIPLHGLVWALCIIGCMAESEHQPFLETLLANFAEECRGLGNARTVLKVVKDYWAAQELQHQRNSMNLEFMVEVRALFI; translated from the exons ATGAAGTGGGAAATCCTTGGCGAGACTACCGGCGGGACCACGAGGCATTTGAGTATCACACAAACGCGCTGCGGGGGCTCTGTGAGCTTTCGCGGCGTACTGGAACACAGACCCTACTCAGCGACAGCTTCCAGCTTGCCGAATCAGCTTGATGCTGATAAGCTTTCAGGTATGAGTACCAAAATCCTGAAAAGGGTGCCCCGTGTAACACTGAATGTTATTAAGGTATTTCATGGTGCGGAGTATGATTGGCTCCCTCATCTAGAGGCAGTGACCACCGTCCTCAGCATGCATTCGCCAGAAGCCCTACTTGGTAATATTGCGTCTGCCAGCCGCACAGGTACCGCTAAGGTCGACGACAGTTGCCATCCAAATAACGTCCAAGCTCATCCGGACTTCGAATTTCTCATACTGCACTCAATATGGTTCGATATCCTAGCGTGTGTCTCAGTCGGCCGGGTGCCACGGATTGAGTACAGACAATGGCTCGAAAAGCCAACATTAAACCTTGAGATGGCCGACCTGATGGGCTGTTACAACTGGGTAATGATATCTATTGGTGACTTGGCGCACCTTCGAGGGTGGGGAACCGCCATGAAGGCCAAAGGAGCATTGAGTGTGCCACAATTGGTGAGGAGAACCCAGGAGATTGAAGCACGGTTACACGACGGCATCCATGAATTGGAATCGACCATTAAA GGAGATACTGAGATCCTCCCAGCTACATGGGTCTCGCTCATATTTGCACTCGCGTCCCTGGTTCTATCAAATACCCTAGCATCAGGACCATTGGCGTCGCTCCCAGAAATCAGGGAAACTGTTGGCAAAGCCGTGAAAGTGCTCCGCTCTTGGCCCCAAACGATTCCCCTCCACGGCCTCGTATGGGCACTGTGCATTATAGGATGCATGGCCGAGTCCGAGCATCAGCCGTTCTTAGAGACACTTCTGGCCAACTTTGCCGAAGAATGTAGAGGACTCGGAAATGCTAGAACAGTCCTCAAAGTCGTCAAAGATTACTGGGCAGCACAGGAGCTCCAACATCAAAGAAACAGTATGAACCTAGAATTCATGGTAGAAGTTCGTGCGTTATTTATATAA
- a CDS encoding aldehyde dehydrogenase family protein (COG:C;~EggNog:ENOG410PM1Y;~InterPro:IPR015590,IPR029510,IPR016161,IPR016162, IPR016163;~PFAM:PF00171;~go_function: GO:0016491 - oxidoreductase activity [Evidence IEA];~go_function: GO:0016620 - oxidoreductase activity, acting on the aldehyde or oxo group of donors, NAD or NADP as acceptor [Evidence IEA];~go_process: GO:0055114 - oxidation-reduction process [Evidence IEA]): MAPEGRLFINNEYVPSSSGQTLTVINPADDTIVTDQVHTASSTDVDHAVSCANEAFKSWKKTPSKQRAATLLKFADILERHVDEIAKLESIAMGAPISLARRVVTAQPPIWRYYAGLIGKLGGEMYPEEEEGYYRLVNYEPLGVCAGIAAWNGTQLFASWKIAPAVAAGNTVVFKSSEKSPLGVLYLGALFKQAGFPPGVINLLSGAGEVGAQLASHMDIAKISFTGSTAVGRQIQIAAAKSNLKIVSLELGGKSASLIFADANLQNAVLHSSHGFLFNNAQVCTACSRILVQEDIAPQFAEALKTAFTEVTSTIGDPALASTGLGPLADRSQLERVVGFVERAKQQGIEVLVGGRRREGQPGQFMEPTILVNPDTNSEVYTQEIFGPVAVIRTFKTEEEGITLANDTNYGLAGAISTSDVTRALRVASQIEAGTVGVNSGPMLSTETPFGGWKQSGYGRESGIHGLRGYLQTRSVMINMKA, translated from the exons ATGGCTCCTGAAGGCAGATTGTTCATCAACAATGAG TATGTCCCGTCGTCGTCTGGGCAGACTTTGACAGTGATCAACCCTGCCGATGACACCATTGTCACCGACCAGGTTCATACGGCCAGTTCGACCGATGTTGACCATGCCGTATCATGTGCCAACGAGGCCTTCAAGTCATGGAAGAAAACGCCCTCTAAGCAGCGTGCAGCCACGCTGCTGAAGTTTGCCGACATTCTGGAAAGGCACGTGGACGAGATAGCCAAGCTGGAGTCGATCGCGATGGGGGCCCCAATTAGCCTCGCTCGCAGAGTTGTCACTGCGCAGCCTCCGATTTGGCGTTACTATGCCGGCCTGATAGGCAAGCTAGGTGGAGAGATGTAtcccgaggaggaggagggttaCTATCGACTGGTGAACTATGAACCGCTGGGAGTGTGTGCGGGTATTGCTGCCTGGAATGGGACGCAGCTGTTTGCCAGCTGGAAGATCGCCCCTGCTGTGGCTGCGGGCAATACAGTCGTGTTCAAATCGTCCGAAAAGTCTCCCCTGGGTGTGCTTTATCTGGGTGCCCTGTTCAAGCAAGCCGGCTTCCCACCAGGCGTCATAAACCTCCTATCTGGCGCCGGAGAAGTTGGAGCCCAGCTTGCTTCCCATATGGATATTGCAAAAATATCCTTCACCGGATCTACTGCGGTTGGTCGTCAGATCCAAATCGCTGCTGCCAAGAGTAATCTCAAGATTGTCAGCCTGGAACTGGGAGGCAAGTCCGCGTCTTTGATTTTCGCGGATGCCAACCTCCAAAATGCCGTACTGCATAGCTCGCACGGGTTTTTGTTCAACAATGCCCAGGTTTGCACAGCATGCTCTCGCATTTTGGTCCAGGAAGACATCGCGCCACAATTCGCGGAAGCCCTCAAGACGGCTTTCACCGAGGTGACGTCGACGATTGGCGATCCTGCTCTGGCTTCGACCGGTCTAGGGCCCCTCGCCGACCGATCCCAGCTCGAAAGAGTTGTTGGATTTGTTGAGAGGGCCAAACAGCAAGGGATTGAGGTCTTGGTTGGAGGTCGCCGACGTGAAGGCCAGCCCGGCCAGTTTATGGAGCCCACGATTCTCGTCAACCCAGACACGAACAGTGAAGTCTATACCCAAGAAATCTTTGGCCCCGTAGCTGTGATCAGAACGTTCAAAaccgaagaggaaggaattACTTTGGCCAACGACACCAACTATGGTCTTGCTG GGGCAATTTCTACTTCCGATGTGACTCGTGCCTTGCGAGTGGCGAGCCAGATTGAGGCGGGTACTGTGGGGGTCAATAGTGGTCCGATGTTGTCAACTGAAACGCCATTTGGCGGTTGGAAGCAAAGCGGTTATGGTCGCGAGAGTGGAATCCATGGGCTCCGTGGGTATCTCCAAACCAGAAGTGTTATGATCAACATGAAGGCATGA
- a CDS encoding DUF4334 domain-containing protein (COG:S;~EggNog:ENOG410PY9H;~InterPro:IPR025568,IPR025951;~PFAM:PF14232,PF14231) has product MGPLSMKSKEWTAEQDFLALTERPGKLNESDVEAVYNRLRPVLPEELIGEWRGGSFDTGHPTHASLENIVWLGKTFHSTEEVDPVMVQKEGKRVLNDQAGHAVLRRVEFRGVLSTAMIYDNHPIIDHFRRVSPDMIAGAMENKLQDVKVHGTYYFYLYK; this is encoded by the exons ATGGGCCCACTCAGTATGAAGAGCAAAGAGTG GACGGCCGAGCAAGACTTTTTAGCTCTTACCGAGAGGCCAGGAAAGCTGAATGAGTCCGACGTCGAGGCGGTCTACAATCGGCTTCGGCCAGTTCTTCCAGAAGAACTGATCGGGGAATGGAGAGGTGGGAGCTTCGACACCGGCCACCCAACCCATGCCTCGTTGGAAAACATAGTGTGGTTGGGCAAAACCTTCCATTCGACGGAAGAGGTGGACCCCGTCATGGTTcagaaggagggaaagcGGGTCCTCAATGACCAGGCTGGCCATGCTGTG CTTCGACGGGTGGAATTTCGGGGAGTGCTCTCGACAGCCATGATCTACGACAACCATCCCATCATCGACCATTTCCGGCGCGTCAGCCCTGATATGATTGCGGGAGCAATGGAGaacaagctgcaggatgtcAAAGTCCATGGAACCTATTACTTCTATCTGTACAAGTGA
- a CDS encoding MFS transporter (COG:G;~EggNog:ENOG410PFTW;~InterPro:IPR020846,IPR011701,IPR036259;~PFAM:PF07690;~TransMembrane:12 (i123-146o158-178i190-209o215-237i249-272o278-299i354-378o390-410i431-452o458-482i489-511o523-545i);~go_function: GO:0022857 - transmembrane transporter activity [Evidence IEA];~go_process: GO:0055085 - transmembrane transport [Evidence IEA]), whose amino-acid sequence MYTRLFFPHQSLSRPFELHSFSQTFRQGSSLSRTNLISSVEAGLRRMAVISDVEGAREAAPFPRFSSKVPFWRLVFDQSAITEEVLHYHCEGSGTESDPFIVTWLPRDPRNPMNFPASTKWSITILVSFVTLTVALVSSAFSGGMGQMVAEFGVQEEIVILGVSLFVLGFAEIGPLIWAPLSEVFGRRQMFTISFAFLTAFNAGAAGAQNIQTLIILRFLAGCFGSSPFGNAGGTIADMFPALQRGIAVSLFAAAPFLGPTIGPVVGGFLATGSGWRWVEGFLAVFSGVLWLSIVLFLPETYSPVLLRRRAAALSKVTGDVYRSKLDEHGPIALKKTLQTALSRPWILLFREPIVLLFSIYMSIIYGTLYMLFAAYPIVFQEGRGWSEGIGGLAFLGILVGMVPAVMSTIPENLRYARLCNQANGRLPPEIRLPPSMLGGITLPIGLFWFAWTNSPSVHWMVSVTAGAPFGFGMVLIFLSVFNYLIDSYTVFAASVLAANSALRSLFGMAFPLFTTYMYSNLGIHWASSIPAFLSILCAPLPFVFYKYGARIRQRCTFAAEADSFMRRLDEQSQIATGKDEQTISGNEESSAGQCNQPSYEASDINNSSKVSSYTEPNISRACCQPGQSIQQTTTATQYEGNPYDLNQVNTQQSASGV is encoded by the exons ATGTACACAAGGCTTTTCTTTCCACATCAATCGCTCTCTCGACCATTTGAACTTCATTCATTTTCACAGACTTTCCGCCAAGGGTCGTCTCTATCAAGAACCAACTTGATTTCGAGTGTCGAAGCTGGGCTTCGGCGTATGGCAGTCATAAGCGATGTGGAAGGGGCCCGGGAGGCAGCCCCATTCCCTCGATTCTCTTCCAAAGTTCCTTTCTGGCGTCTTGTTTTCGATCAGAGCGCGATCACAGAGGAAGTTCTGCACTATCACTGCGAAGGCTCTGGTACTGAGAGTGACCCATTCATTGTGACGTGGCTGCCGAGAGATCCACGCAATCCGATGAATTTCCCAGCGAGCACAAAATGGTCAATCACGATCTTGGTTTCATTTGTCACCCTAACCGTCGCGCTGGTCTCATCGGCATTCTCGGGCGGCATGGGCCAGATGGTCGCGGAATTTGGTGTCCAGGAAGAGATTGTCATCCTTGGTGTTTCGCTCTTTGTTTTGGGCTTTGCT GAGATTGGGCCATTGATATGGGCACCACTGAGCGAGGTCTTTGGTCGTCGGCAGATGTTCACGATCAGTTTCGCATTTCTTACTGCATTCAATGCCGGAGCGGCCGGGGCTCAGAACATCCAAACCCTTATCATCCTTCGATTTCTCGCCGGCTGTTTTGGCTCCTCGCCTTTTGGGAATGCAGGTGGTACCATTGCTGATATGTTTCCCGCCTTGCAGCGAGGAATTGCGGTTAGCCTTTTCGCTGCAGCGCCCTTCCTTGGCCCAACTATCGGccctgttgttggcgggTTTCTTGCAACAGGTTCTGGTTGGCGGTGGGTCGAAGGCTTCCTAGCTGTCTTTTCTGGCGTTCTTTGGCTTAGCATCGTCTTATTTCTACCAGAGACTTACTCCCCGGTATTACTGCGCCGACGAGCAGCTGCATTGTCGAAAGTGACCGGCGATGTCTACAGAAGTAAACTTGACGAACATGGGCCTATTGCACTGAAGAAGACCCTCCAAACTGCGCTTTCACGACCTTGGATCTTACTCTTCCGCGAGCCGattgttcttcttttttccatcTACATGTCGATCATATATGGCACACTCTATATGCTATTCGCAGCCTATCCTATTGTCTTTCAAGAGGGCCGGGGCTGGAGTGAAGGAATTGGTGGCCTTGCATTCTTGGGCATTCTCGTCGGTATGGTTCCTGCTGTCATGTCCACGATTCCCGAGAATCTACGCTATGCCAGACTGTGCAACCAGGCGAATGGCCGTCTCCCTCCAGAGATCCGGCTTCCACCAAGTATGTTGGGAGGCATTACGCTACCTATCGGGCTCTTCTGGTTTGCCTGGACGAATTCTCCTTCCGTTCACTGGATGGTATCCGTTACTGCAGGTGCACCCTTCGGATTTGGGATGGTGCTTATTTTCCTGAGTGTCTTTAACTACCTCATTGATTCCTATACTGTTTTTGCGGCGAGTGTCCTCGCTGCAAACTCTGCACTTCGGTCACTCTTTGGCATGGCCTTCCCTCTTTTTACCACTTACATGTATAGCAACCTAGGTATTCACTGGGCTTCATCCATACCTGCCTTTTTGTCTATCCTGTGTGCCCCATTACCATTCGTTTTCTATAAGTATGGTGCTCGAATTCGACAAAGGTGTACTTTTGCTGCCGAAGCTGACTCCTTCATGCGCCGTCTTGATGAACAGAGCCAGATTGCGACGGGAAAAGACGAACAAACCATATCAGGGAATGAAGAAAGCAGTGCAGGCCAGTGTAATCAGCCTTCATATGAGGCAAGCGACATCAACAATTCGTCCAAGGTTTCTTCATACACCGAGCCAAATATATCGCGAGCGTGCTGCCAGCCCGGACAATCTATTCAACAAACGACGACTGCCACACAGTATGAAGGGAACCCGTACGACCTTAACCAAGTGAACACCCAGCAGTCGGCAAGTGGTGTTTGA
- a CDS encoding DUF3425 domain-containing protein (COG:S;~EggNog:ENOG410PRCU;~InterPro:IPR021833;~PFAM:PF11905), with translation MPSNSDQRTTSSGGPRGLGPCVPSERRRQQNRINQRAYRRRKRLRIQLSTNKDSGAETPVQSSDQITPGISDIHPLPDVDQMLRQFSESKALQYQEFFQTAYRSYLHGDPTADHILTLTKVNVLRAFVQNLASLGWSVKYMEKSAISPFASSSSSLDLASRYSSIPSNLRPTKAQMEIPHHTWLDLFPLPRMRDNLIQAGNDWGVQQLCNDIMGFWGDSDLGLGLLVWGEPWDVRNWEITEPFLKKWSWVVQGCSKLLDSTNNWRSKRGENLIFRYI, from the exons ATGCCGTCAAACTCCGATCAACGCACAACGTCGTCGGGCGGCCCTCGTGGACTTGGTCCCTGCGTCCCTTCCGAACGTCGCAGGCAGCAAAACCGCATCAACCAACGGGCATACC GAAGGCGGAAGCGCCTTCGTATACAGTTATCGACAAACAAGGATTCCGGTGCCGAAACCCCAGTGCAGTCTTCCGATCAGATCACCCCTGGCATATCTGACATTCACCCCCTACCGGACGTTGATCAGATGCTTCGTCAGTTCTCTGAATCCAAGGCTCTACAATATCAAGAGTTCTTTCAGACTGCGTACCGCAGCTATCTTCACGGAGACCCAACCGCAGATCATATCCTGACCCTCACAAAAGTCAATGTCCTTCGTGCGTTTGTGCAAAACCTAGCTTCGCTTGGATGGTCGGTGAAATACATGGAGAAGTCGGCCATTTCTCCGTTcgcctcatcgtcctcatcgcttGATTTGGCATCCCGTTATAGTTCCATTCCATCTAATCTCCGACCTACCAAAGCACAGATGGAAATCCCCCATCATACGTGGCTCGATCTCTTTCCATTGCCCAGGATGCGGGACAACTTAATCCAAGCTGGGAATGATTGGGGTGTTCAGCAGCTTTGTAACGATATCATGGGGTTCTGGGGCGATTCCGATCTTGGACTTGGGCTGCTGGTTTGGGGAGAGCCCTGGGATGTCAGAAATTGGGAGATAACAGAGCCATTTCTGAAAAAGTGGTCGTGGGTTGTACAAGGCTGTTCTAAGCTTCTTGATTCCACCAACAATTGGCGTTCGAAGCGCGGGGAGAATCTGATATTCCGATATATTTGA
- a CDS encoding uncharacterized protein (COG:E;~EggNog:ENOG410PV8Q;~InterPro:IPR004839,IPR004838,IPR015424,IPR015421;~PFAM:PF00155;~go_function: GO:0003824 - catalytic activity [Evidence IEA];~go_function: GO:0030170 - pyridoxal phosphate binding [Evidence IEA];~go_process: GO:0009058 - biosynthetic process [Evidence IEA]) has product MKYKRMPIEIESPEEYGYEKIKYNLSESSVTDETIESLGLQVPNLTLLYNEHRGGRALRKLIANDANVGPDEVLITSGAAGALFIITTSQLSTAPGPGSELNHLVVVRPNYATNLETPKAVGCEISYIDVNFESGFQPNVDDIEAAIKPNTRLVSVTCPHNPTGSTLSREALDRLVTITKNKNILLLVDETYRDITFGEKLPVAASLGEHVLSVSSLSKSFGIPGIRIGWLITTNRELQETFLAAKEQVSISGSVIDEWIATQVLSRRQEILAREDLLEWVKPAGGVVCFPRIKKEPKGGLPAFYDRLLNHHATYVGPGHWFEMPDTFFRLGFGWPTRAELAGGMEAISAALRDE; this is encoded by the exons ATGAAGTACAAGCGCATGCCCATCGAGATCGAGTCGCCAGAGGAGTACGGCTACGAGAAGATAAAGTACAATCTTTCCGAGAGCTCTGTCACAGATGAGACCATCGAGTCTCTAGGCCTCCAGGTCCCAAACCTCACCCTTCTCTATAACGAGCACCGAGGCGGACGTGCACTGCGGAAGTTAATCGCCAACGATGCCAACGTTGGCCCCGACGAGGTCCTCATCACCTCGGGCGCCGCTGGTGCCCTattcatcatcaccacaTCGCAGCTCTCCACTGCCCCCGGCCCTGGGTCCGAGCTGAACCACCTCGTCGTTGTTCGGCCCAACTACGCCACGAACCTGGAAACCCCCAAGGCCGTAGGCTGCGAGATCTCGTACATTGACGTAAATTTCGAGTCAGGGTTCCAGCCTAACGTCGACGACATCGAAGCGGCTATCAAGCCCAACACTCGCCTTGTCTCCGTAACGTGTCCGCACAACCCTACCGGCTCTACCTTGTCTCGGGAGGCCCTTGACCGACTCGTCACAATcaccaagaacaagaacatcCTCTTGCTCGTGGACGAGACGTATCGGGATATTACCTTCGGCGAGAAGCTCCCTGTAGCAGCCTCCCTAGGGGAGCATGTTCTGAGCGTTAGCTCATTGTCAAAATCGTTCGGAATTCCCGGAATACGAATTGGGTGGCTGATCACCACAAACAGGGAACTCCAAGAAACCTTCCTGGCAGCAAAGGAACAGGTCAGCATCAGTGGCAGCGTCATTGACGAGTGGATCGCCACCCAGGTTCTCTCGCGGAGACAAGAGATTCTGGCTC GCGAGGACCTCCTGGAATGGGTTAAACCTGCCGGTGGTGTTGTGTGCTTCCCGAGGATTAAGAAAGAGCCTAAGGGCGGACTGCCTGCGTTCTATGACAGGCTGCTGAACCACCATGCAACATATGTTGGTCCAGGTCACTGGTTCGAGATGCCTGATACCTTCTTCCGGCTTGGATTTGGCTGGCCAACGCGTGCCGAGCTGGCGGGTGGTATGGAGGCTATCTCGGCGGCACTACGGGATgaataa